The following proteins are encoded in a genomic region of Amphiura filiformis chromosome 18, Afil_fr2py, whole genome shotgun sequence:
- the LOC140139235 gene encoding craniofacial development protein 2-like has product MATTKSTRVKAPTKASPSSESVSPADIHEVVTLKPKGGVNTDRGGVSELSKVSKSKLLKCKKSLYISTLNTRTMSSMHLQEEICGLAKLYNQDIVGIQEHRIVHQDEEIRHQDLYDGYQLVSSSAWRNTGGVSIGGVGLLLSPKAKRAFLFCNSVSPRILSMTFAGNPRATVIVTYCPTNVSEERDAEQHFQLLDRTIRQVPAHNFLIVMGDFNGRVGKEYYNFPYHETTNRNGEMLHNLALENDLVITNVCFRKKEPRLWTCSLPSGFKVQIDYILVRRKWRNSVTNSCAYNSFASIGSDHRIVTAKIRLSLRASGKTPPRKVKYDWRQLVHDDELQERYTIKVQNQFSALRKNSDDNVTAVYECFIQANKDIAEELIPKARKRPKEAIWHDPRVEEARRELQQAQLVDSQEVSSMSRSELQSKKNHLRKVYEEANEQILKRKIKES; this is encoded by the coding sequence ATGGCTACAACCAAAAGCACTAGGGTTAAAGCCCCTACCAAAGCATCACCTAGCTCTGAATCTGTATCACCTGCTGATATACATGAAGTGGTCACCTTAAAGCCGAAAGGAGGGGTGAACACGGATAGAGGAGGAGTAAGTGAGttaagtaaagtaagtaagtcAAAACTCCTTAAATGTAAGAAGTCGTTGTACATTTCTACTCTCAACACAAGAACAATGAGTAGTATGCATCTTCAAGAGGAAATATGTGGTCTAGCCAAGTTATACAACCAAGACATTGTTGGAATACAGGAACATCGAATTGTGCACCAAGACGAGGAAATCAGGCATCAGGATCTTTATGATGGATATCAACTCGTCTCATCCTCTGCTTGGAGAAATACTGGCGGAGTATCCATTGGAGGAGTCGGACTACTGTTAAGCCCAAAAGCTAAGAGAGCATTTCTATTTTGTAACTCTGTGTCACCTAGAATATTGAGCATGACCTTTGCTGGCAATCCAAGGGCTACAGTTATTGTCACCTACTGTCCTACAAACGTGTCTGAGGAAAGAGATGCAGAACAACACTTCCAACTACTAGACAGAACGATACGACAAGTTCCAGCCCACAACTTTCTGATCGTTATGGGCGATTTCAATGGTCGTGTTGGCAAGGAATACTACAACTTTCCATATCATGAAACCACCAACAGAAATGGTGAAATGCTTCACAACCTAGCCCTGGAAAATGATCTTGTTATCACAAATGTTTGTTTTAGGAAGAAGGAACCACGACTCTGGACGTGTAGCTTACCATCTGGATTTAAGGTACAGATAGATTACATCCTGGTACGCAGAAAGTGGAGAAATAGTGTTACCAACTCCTGTGCCTACAACTCCTTTGCTAGCATAGGTTCAGACCACCGCATAGTGACAGCCAAGATACGCCTTAGTCTAAGAGCTAGTGGTAAAACTCCACCAAGGAAAGTTAAGTATGACTGGAGACAACTAGTACATGATGATGAGCTTCAGGAGCGCTACACTATTAAGGTGCAGAACCAATTCAGTGCACTAAGGAAGAACAGTGATGATAATGTTACAGCAGTGTATGAATGCTTTATCCAGGCCAACAAAGATATTGCGGAGGAGCTAATTCCAAAAGCTAGGAAGCGCCCTAAGGAAGCAATCTGGCATGATCCCAGGGTTGAAGAAGCGAGGAGAGAACTACAGCAAGCGCAACTGGTGGACAGCCAAGAAGTTTCAAGCATGTCAAGATCAGAACTGCAGTCTAAGAAGAATCATCTGAGAAAAGTTTATGAAGAGGCAAATGAACAAATCCTTAAAAGAAAGATCAAGGAGAGCTAA